One Tachysurus fulvidraco isolate hzauxx_2018 chromosome 2, HZAU_PFXX_2.0, whole genome shotgun sequence DNA segment encodes these proteins:
- the LOC113649009 gene encoding achaete-scute homolog 5-like yields the protein MNSAFTRPLSEHYCPYSVVSPSAGHSLKRANTQFHPARFRHALPLLIYPRNAGPRIYDGSFPGAAAPLVPYLGPFHGRFGVYECALEPAFIQKRNERERQRVKCVNQGYAKLREHLPGTAADKRLSKVETLRAAIRYIKHLQRLVDEREAQTGEVRAEKESSSRDLSITSSPARRCDASRDYSGS from the coding sequence ATGAACTCTGCGTTCACTCGGCCGCTCTCTGAGCATTACTGTCCCTACAGTGTGGTGTCGCCCTCTGCTGGTCACTCTCTAAAGCGCGCTAACACGCAGTTCCACCCGGCACGTTTCCGCCACGCGCTCCCGCTGCTCATCTACCCGCGCAACGCGGGGCCGCGCATCTACGACGGCTCCTTTCCTGGTGCTGCCGCGCCGCTCGTGCCGTATCTCGGTCCGTTCCACGGGCGCTTTGGCGTGTACGAGTGCGCGCTCGAGCCCGCCTTTATTCAGAAGCGtaacgagagagagaggcagcgCGTGAAATGCGTAAATCAGGGCTATGCCAAATTGCGCGAGCACCTTCCCGGGACCGCCGCCGACAAAAGACTGAGCAAAGTGGAGACGCTACGAGCCGCTATCCGGTACATCAAGCATTTGCAGCGGCTCGTGGATGAGCGTGAAGCTCAGACGGGGGAAGTGCGtgcagagaaagaaagcagTTCGCGAGACCTCTCCATCACTTCCTCCCCTGCGCGCCGCTGTGATGCGTCTCGGGACTATTCTGGATCCTGA
- the cacna1sa gene encoding LOW QUALITY PROTEIN: calcium channel, voltage-dependent, L type, alpha 1S subunit, a (The sequence of the model RefSeq protein was modified relative to this genomic sequence to represent the inferred CDS: inserted 2 bases in 1 codon) yields the protein MEGGGEVPMSSYIMDEETLKRKQKEKLKKLQATGGNPRPARSLLFLTLKNPFRKACISIVEWKPFEIIILLTIFANCVALAVFMPMPEEDTNNTNSNLESLEYIFLIIFTLECFLKIVAYGLLFHADAYLRNCWNILDFVIVTMGLFTIVVDFINNISGVEAPVEQKGGGFDMKALRAFRVLRPLRLVSGVPSLQVVMSSILKSMLPLFHISLLVFFMVTIYAIIGLELFKCKMHKTCHYEGTDIIATVENEKPSPCAEAGNGRRCVLNGTQCKPGWPGPNNGITHFDNLGFSMLTVYQCITTQGWTDILYWVNDAIGMEWPWLYFVSLILLGSFFILNMVLGVLCGEFTKEREKSSRSGEYQQLRERQQLDEDLKGYMEWITQAEIMDPDQEGQGLLPLQERGSDAESLYELEGLNRLMYYVRHARRWNRFFRRKCHVWVKSKLFYRLVFLLVFFNTLVIATEHHQQSQSLTDFQESSNKALLSLFAVEMVMKMYALGLPAYFMSLFNRFDCFVVSVGILELILVHMGVMSNMGISVMRCIRLLRLIKITKYWTSLSNLVASLLNSVRSIASLLLLLFLFIVIFALLGMQVFGGKFNFPDQKIRRSNFDNFPQALITVFQILTGEDWNTVMYDGIMAHGGPVMPGILVSIYFIILFICGNYILLNVFLAIAVDNLAEAESLTSAQKEKAEEKKRKKMLRSKASDKGDEDKAMAKKLAEQRAKTEGIPTTARLKVDEFESNVNEIKDPFPPADFPGDDEEEEPEIPTSPRPRPMADLQLKETVVPMPEASSFFIFGPQNKFRKLCHRIINATTFTNIILLFILLSSISLAAEDPIDPLSFRNQVLAYADIVFTSVFTAEIVLKMTTYGAFLHKGSFCRNSFNILDLIVVGVSLLSMGMESSAISVVKILRVLRVLRPLRAINRAKGLKHVVQCVFVAIKTIGNIVLVTMLLDFMFACIGVQLFRGKFYACTDPLKMTEAECRGTFIYYQDNALHEMVMHKRKWINSDLNFDNVLNGMLALFTASTFEGWPKLLYKAIDSNKEDVGPVYNNRIGISIFFIVYLILIAFFMMNIFVGFVIVTFQEQGEQEYKNCELDKNQRQCVQYALKARPLRCYIPKNINQYRVWYIVTSCYFEYLMFLLIMLNTMCLGMQHCNQSEHITHLSDMLNIIFTVLFTVEMILKVGAFKAKGYFGDPWNVFDFVIVVGSIVDVILSEINVALAAQGGLYCLTGCEEVNPMQEIADSENMSVSITLFRLFRVMRLVKLLNRFEGIRNLLWTFIKSFQALPYVALLIVMLFFIYAVIGMQVFGKIALIDGTVINRNNNFQTFPQAVLLLFRCATGEAWQEVMLGCLYGQRCDPKSDYLPGEEFTCGSGFGVLYFMSFYMLCAFLIINLFVAVIMDNFDYLTRDWSILGLHHLDEFKKIWAEYDPEATGRIKHLDVVTLLRRIQPPLGFGKFCPHRVACKRLISMNMPLNSDGTVTFNATLFALVRTGLRIKTEGNFQQANEELRAIIKKIWKRTSMKLLDQVIPPIGDDEVTVGKFYATFLIQEHFRKFIKRQEEYYGYRPNKNKKTTNEIQAGLRSIEEEAAPKLQRAISGDLMDDDEMERAIDEAAEHAIYRRAGGLFGNQMDSFSLQCGGVAHTQVVSQRPLQISDTRAQDTDTAPPVTIHNYTQYNYTQRTNNNNNSTQSEIHFPACTSQEVQGPATGLLIQEVLDAGGMAXVAADHHFVSVTKEETAAALHINMQEMERKAATMLNTPARRKATPLSSCSDVSYVHV from the exons atggaGGGTGGAGGTGAGGTTCCCATGAGCTCATACATCATGGATGAGGAGACGCTTAAGAGAAAGCAGAAGGAGAAATTAAAGAAGCTTCAGGCAACAGGAGGAAACCCTCGACCTGCTCGCTcgctcctcttcctcacactGAAGAACCCGTTCCGTAAAGCCTGCATCAGCATCGTGGAATGGAA GCCATTTGAGATCATCATTCTTCTAACCATCTTTGCTAACTGTGTGGCTCTGGCTGTGTTTATGCCAATGCCAGAGGAGGACACGAacaacaccaacagcaacctg GAGAGTTTGGAGTACATCTTTCTCATAATCTTCACACTGGAGTGTTTCCTGAAGATTGTGGCATATGGACTGCTCTTCCATGCTGATGCATATTTACGAAACTGCTGGAACATTCTGGACTTTGTCATAGTGACcatggg TCTCTTCACTATAGTAGTGGACTTCATTAATAATATCAGTGGTGTTGAGGCTCCAGTGGAACAGAAAGGTGGAGGGTTTGATATGAAAGCTCTCAGAGCATTTAG GGTGCTGAGGCCTTTACGGCTAGTCTCAGGAGTCCCaa GCCTGCAGGTGGTGATGAGCTCCATTCTCAAGTCCATGCTGCCACTGTTCCACATCTCACTGCTTGTATTCTTCATGGTGACCATCTATGCCATCATTGGCCTCGAGCTGTTCAAATGCAAGATGCACAAAACCTGCCACTATGAGGGAACTG atatCATAGCCACAGTGGAGAATGAAAAGCCCTCTCCATGTGCTGAGGCAGGAAACGGGCGGCGCTGTGTTCTGAATGGGACGCAGTGTAAACCAGGATGGCCCGGGCCCAATAACGGCATCACACACTTTGATAATCTGGGCTTCTCCATGCTCACTGTGTATCAGTGCATCACCACTCAGGGCTGGACAGACATTCTCTACTGG GTGAATGACGCAATCGGAATGGAGTGGCCATGGCTCTACTTCGTCAGTCTCATTCTGCTGGgatcattttttatattaaacatggTGCTGGGAGTCCTGTGTGG TGAGTTCACCAAGGAGCGTGAGAAAAGCTCTCGGAGTGGAGAGTATCAGCAGTTGCGTGAACGTCAGCAGCTAGATGAAGATCTGAAGGGTTACATGGAGTGGATCACTCAGGCTGAGATCATGGACCCTGACCAGGAGGGACAAG GTCTGCTGCCACTGCAGGAGAGAGGATCAGATGCTGAGAGTCTGTATGAGTTGGAGGGTCTAAACAGACTCATGTACTATGT ACGTCATGCTCGTCGCTGGAATCGGTTTTTCAGGAGAAAATGCCACGTCTGGGTGAAATCCAAGCTTTTCTACAGGCTCGTCTTTTTGCTGGTATTCTTCAACACACTGGTCATAGCCACGGAGCATCATCAACAGTCTCAGTCCCTCACTGACTTCCAAG AGAGTTCAAATAAAGCCCTGCTGTCTCTGTTTGCGGTGGAGATGGTGATGAAGATGTACGCTCTTGGCCTGCCTGCCTATTTCATGTCTCTTTTTAACCGATTCGACTGTTTTGTCGTGTCTGTGGGGATCCTGGAGCTCATCTTGGTCCACATGGGTGTCATGTCCAATATGGGCATTTCAGTCATGCGCTGCATTCGCCTGCTGCGCCTCATCAAAATCACTAA gtacTGGACATCTCTCAGTAACCTGGTGGCTTCTCTGTTGAACTCTGTACGATCCATCGCATCTCTCCtgcttctcctttttctcttcattGTCATCTTCGCTCTGCTCGGCATGCAGGTGTTCGGCGGAAAATTCAACTTCCCTGACCAGAAGATTAGACGGAGCAACTTTGACAATTTCCCTCAGGCACTCATCACTGTCTTCcag ATCCTGACAGGGGAGGACTGGAACACTGTGATGTACGATGGTATCATGGCTCATGGAGGTCCTGTGATGCCTGGCATCCTTGTCAGCATATACTTCATCATCCTTTTCATTTGTGGCAACT ATATCCTGCTGAACGTGTTCTTGGCAATTGCAGTGGATAACCTGGCCGAGGCTGAGAGTCTTACATCTGCCCAGAAAGAAAAGGCAGAGGAAAAGAAGCGTAAAAAGATGCTCCG ATCTAAAGCATCTGATAAAGGAGATGAAGATAAAGCAATGGCTAAAAAACTTGCAGAACAGCGAGCAAAGACAGAAGGGATTCCAACCACAGCCAGG CTGAAGGTGGATGAGTTTGAGTCCAATGTAAACGAGATTAAAGACCCTTTCCCCCCAGCTGACTTTCCAG gtgatgatgaggaggaggagcctGAGATCCCCACCAGCCCGAGGCCCAGGCCCATGGCTGATCTGCAGCTGAAGGAGACGGTGGTGCCGATGCCCGAGGCCAGCTCATTCTTCATCTTTGGGCCACAGAACAA GTTCAGGAAGCTGTGCCACCGCATCATCAATGCTACAACATTTACCAACATCATTCTTCTCTTCATCCTGCTGAGCAGCATCTCTCTGGCAGCGGAGGACCCCATTGACCCGCTGTCCTTCAGAAACCAG GTTTTGGCATATGCAGACATCGTCTTCACGTCTGTCTTCACGGCTGAGATCGTGCTGAAG ATGACAACGTACGGTGCTTTCTTACACAAAGGATCCTTCTGCAGGAACTCCTTCAACATTCTGGACCTGATCGTGGTTGGAGTATCACTGCTCTCCATGGGGATGGA GTCCAGTGCTATCTCAGTTGTGAAGATCCTGCGAGTGCTCAGAGTCCTGAGACCTTTACGAGCCATAAACAGAGCAAAAGGACTCAAG catgtggttcagtgtgtgtttgtggccaTTAAGACAATAGGGAACATTGTGCTGGTCACCATGCTGCTGGACTTCATGTTCGCCTGCATCGGAGTTCAGCTGTTCAGG GGTAAATTTTATGCCTGCACAGATCCACTCAAGATGACAGAAGCAGAGTGCAG ggGGACATTTATCTATTACCAGGACAACGCTCTGCACGAGATGGTGATGCACAAGAGGAAGTGGATTAACAGTGACTTAAACTTTGATAATGTGCTGAATGGCATGTTGGCACTTTTCACTGCCTCCACTTTCGAGGGTTGGCCAAA gctgcTGTATAAAGCCATTGATTCCAATAAGGAGGATGTTGGCCCTGTGTACAATAATCGAATTGGGATCTCCATCTTCTTTATTGTCTATCTCATCCTCATCGCCTTCTTCATGATGAACATTTTTGTTGGCTTTGTGATCGTCACCTTCCAGGAGCAGGGGGAACAGGAATACAAGAACTGTGAGCTGGACAAGAACCAG CGCCAGTGTGTGCAGTACGCTCTGAAGGCCCGCCCACTCCGATGCTACATTCCCAAAAACATAAATCAGTACCGAGTGTGGTACATTGTGACTTCTTGCTACTTTGAGTACCTGATGTTCCTTCTCATCATGCTGAACACCATGTGCCTGGGGATGCAG CACTGTAATCAGTCGGAGCACATCACTCACCTGTCTGATATGTtaaacatcatcttcactgtTCTCTTCACCGTCGAGATGATCCTTAAAGTCGGAGCCTTCAAAGCCAAG ggTTATTTTGGAGACCCGTGGAATGTGTTTGactttgtcattgttgttgGCAGCATCGTTGATGTCATTCTGAGTGAGATTAAT GTGGCCCTGGCTGCACAGGGCGGTCTGTACTGTCTGACTGGCTGTGAG gaaGTGAACCCGATGCAGGAGATTGCA gactcTGAGAACATGAGTGTGTCCATCACACTGTTCCGTCTGTTCCGTGTGATGCGTCTGGTGAAGCTGCTGAATCGATTTGAAGGAATTCGAAACCTACTGTGGACCTTCATCAAGTCCTTCCAg GCTCTACCATATGTAGCACTGCTCATCGTCATGCTCTTCTTTATCTACGCTGTCATAGGCATGCAG GTGTTTGGGAAGATTGCACTGATTGATGGAACAGTGATTAATCGTAATAATAATTTCCAGACATTTCCACAAGCTGTGCTGCTGCTGTTCAG gtgtgctACAGGTGAGGCGTGGCAGGAAGTGATGTTGGGATGTTTATATGGTCAGCGCTGTGACCCCAAATCAGATTATCTGCCAGGGGAGGAGTTCACCTGCGGCTCAGGATTCGGCGTCCTCTATTTCATGAGCTTCTATATGCTGTGTGCCTTCCtg ATCATTAACCTTTTTGTGGCGGTCATCATGGATAATTTTGATTATCTGACACGTGATTGGTCGATCCTTGGGCTACATCATCTGGATGAATTTAAGAAAATCTGGGCAGAATACGACCCTGAGGCCAC ggGGCGTATTAAACACCTGGATGTTGTAACCCTGTTGAGGAGAATTCAGCCTCCTCTGGGCTTTGGCAAGTTCTGCCCTCACCGCGTTGCCTGCAAG aggctGATCTCCATGAACATGCCCTTAAACAGTGATGGGACTGTGACATTTAACGCCACACTGTTCGCACTCGTGCGCACAGGACTGCGCATCAAAACTGAAG GAAATTTCCAGCAGGCTAATGAGGAGTTGCGAGCCATTATTAAGAAAATCTGGAAGAGGACAAGCATGAAGCTGCTGGACCAGGTCATTCCACCCATCGGAG atgatgaGGTGACAGTAGGGAAGTTTTATGCTACGTTCCTGATCCAGGAGCATTTCAGGAAGTTTATAAAGCGACAGGAAGAATATTATGGGTACAGACcaaacaagaataaaaaaaccaCCAATGAAATTCAG GCTGGCTTGAGGAGTATTGAGGAAGAAGCAGCTCCCAAGCTACAGAGAGCAATTTCTGGGGATCTGATGGATGACGATGAGATGGAGAGGGCGATAGACGAAGCAGCTGAACATGCAATTTACAGG cgtgcAGGCGGCCTGTTCGGGAATCAGATGGACTCTTTCTCACTGCAGTGTGGAGGAGTTGCTCACACTCAGGTTGTGAGTCAGCGTCCACTACAGATCAGTGACACCAGAGCAcaggacacagacacagcaccTCCAGTTActatacacaactacacacaatacaattacacacaacgcacaaacaataacaacaacagcacaCAAAG TGAAATCcatttcccagcatgcactaGTCAGGAAGTACAGGGCCCAGCTACAGGTCTGCTCATCCAGGAg GTGTTGGACGCAGGGGGCATGGC TGTCGCTGCTGATCATCATTTTGTTAGTGTGACGAAGGAGGAAACAGCTGCAGCTCTGCATATAAACATGCAAGAAATGGAGAGAAAAGCAGCAACCATGTTGAACACACCTGCAAGGAGaaaagccacgcccctttccAGCTGTTCTGATGTCTCATATGTTCATGTGTGA